In Paenibacillus durus, the DNA window AGGACAACCATTGGAGGAGTGATTACATGAGTGAAGCCGCTTTGACGCTGGAAGGATGGTATGCTCTCCATGACTTCCGCTCTCTGAATTGGACCGCCTGGACGGCAGCCGATGACGAGGAACGCGCTGTGGCTCTGGATGAACTGAATGCATTTATAGAAGAATGGGCCGGTGTCGAGGAGGCAAAGCTCGGCAGTTCCGCCTGGTATTCGATCGTGGGACAGAAGGCCGATTTCGTAATGATGCACCTGCGTGAAAGCCTGGAGGACCTGAATAAGCTCGAAGCCGCCTTCAATAAGACCGCTTTTGCCTCCTTTACAACCAAAGCTTACTCCTATGTCAGCATTGTGGAGCTTAGCAACTATAACTCCGGCGGAGAAAGCGGAGAAGACCCGATGCAGAATCCGCATATCGCCGCCCGCCTAAAGCCGGTCCTGCCGAAAGCCCGGCATATCTGCTTCTATCCGATGAACAAGAAGCGGGAGCTTGCCGATAACTGGTATATGCTCGATATGGCCAAGCGCAAGGAGCTGATGTACTCGCACGGGCTGATCGGACGCGGTTACGCCGGCAAGATTAAGCAGATCATTACCGGCTCCGTCGGCCTCGACGACTGGGAATGGGGCGTGACCCTGTTCGCGGAAGACGCGCTGCAGT includes these proteins:
- the hemQ gene encoding hydrogen peroxide-dependent heme synthase; this encodes MSEAALTLEGWYALHDFRSLNWTAWTAADDEERAVALDELNAFIEEWAGVEEAKLGSSAWYSIVGQKADFVMMHLRESLEDLNKLEAAFNKTAFASFTTKAYSYVSIVELSNYNSGGESGEDPMQNPHIAARLKPVLPKARHICFYPMNKKRELADNWYMLDMAKRKELMYSHGLIGRGYAGKIKQIITGSVGLDDWEWGVTLFAEDALQFKKLVYEMRFDEVSARYGEFGSFYVGNLLTSESFEEMLKV